From Companilactobacillus heilongjiangensis, one genomic window encodes:
- a CDS encoding WxL domain-containing protein, producing MKLSRNVLVGSLAVSGMVLGAVAPAMTAQAATSTADINASTGAVTPKAEYNIGNLNNPDNGQLAIAMDSKDGANDGTASATSNAAVKVVTGVLVLDQVPDFNFGTAVSGQKKDLVDNTRPEDAKSVDGNADGSLSVLESRQISNGSEGATGATGFSLTAKLGQFVDASAQPIAGDSAFTLNLLAQPISDGQNTISNAAGEKLSTQAAELTSATAAKDSTAKSVMNVSTADGSSYKDGQYLATFNAADKATSGKAGANLLIPSGLDNSSAAVKSLNAPITWTLKTTPTVA from the coding sequence AGCACAAGCTGCTACATCAACAGCAGATATTAATGCATCAACAGGTGCCGTTACACCTAAGGCAGAATACAATATCGGTAATTTAAACAATCCAGATAATGGACAATTAGCAATTGCTATGGATAGTAAAGATGGTGCCAATGATGGTACTGCAAGTGCTACATCAAATGCAGCTGTTAAAGTTGTAACAGGTGTCTTAGTACTTGACCAAGTTCCAGACTTCAATTTTGGTACAGCAGTATCAGGACAAAAAAAGGATTTAGTTGATAACACAAGACCAGAAGACGCTAAGAGTGTTGATGGTAATGCTGATGGTAGTCTATCGGTTCTTGAATCACGTCAAATTTCAAATGGATCAGAAGGCGCAACAGGTGCCACTGGATTCAGCCTAACAGCTAAATTAGGACAATTTGTTGATGCATCAGCTCAACCTATCGCAGGAGACTCTGCATTTACATTGAACTTATTAGCACAACCAATCTCAGATGGTCAAAACACTATCTCAAATGCTGCTGGTGAAAAATTGAGTACACAAGCTGCTGAGTTGACTTCAGCTACAGCTGCAAAGGATAGTACTGCTAAGTCAGTTATGAATGTTTCTACAGCAGATGGTTCATCATACAAAGATGGTCAATACCTTGCTACGTTTAATGCTGCTGATAAGGCAACTAGTGGTAAAGCAGGTGCTAATTTGTTAATTCCTTCAGGACTAGACAATTCATCAGCTGCCGTTAAATCATTGAATGCTCCTATTACATGGACATTGAAGACAACTCCAACAGTTGCATAA